In Solanum pennellii chromosome 3, SPENNV200, a single window of DNA contains:
- the LOC107013792 gene encoding probable membrane-associated kinase regulator 5, giving the protein MESLKFLKFWRTTAAVRDIDSDFDSVKKFTDTVDYRGNQVSTESTHEEIDKDEDSFFDLVFTGINGHPKDNNIPSNSVSEKSCPVKQGKGKSNSPESPNSVLRSSPKFAVCFLGFRKSKPERVIVDDSSTVSPKIQTQKRKVEERESSINDSSKQFTRADMGKYLNLMKPLYSRASKRFTDKNQLSSSSSSVQSLSSPRISSEEKNGNRVAVLEAVRKRLGKSRSTASSFAGASIPPMNRRDDSLLEQNDGIQSAILHCKRSYSSARKDSSVLLSKNSNEDLQRAICEEQNRWSI; this is encoded by the exons ATGGAATCATTGAAATTTCTCAAATTCTGGCGTACTACTGCCGCTGTTAGAGATATTGACTCTGATTTTGATTCTGTTAAAAAATTCACTGATACTGTGGATTATAGAGGAAATCAGGTATCAACCGAGAGTACTCATGAAGAAATTGATAAGGATGAGGATTCGTTTTTCGATTTGGTATTTACAGGGATTAATGGACACCCAAAAGATAATAATATCCCATCCAACTCTGTTTCGGAAAAGAGTTGTCCGGTAAAGCAGGGGAAGGGAAAGTCGAACTCGCCGGAGTCTCCGAATTCGGTACTCCGATCATCTCCCAAGTTCGCTGTATGTTTTTTGGGGTTCAGGAAATCGAAGCCGGAGAGAGTGATCGTTGACGATTCTTCTACGGTGAGTCCGAAGATTCAAACCCAGAAACGCAAGGTGGAAGAAAGGGAATCTTCAATTAACGATTCGTCGAAGCAATTTACAAGAGCTGATATGGGCAAgtatttgaatttgatgaagCCTCTATACTCAAGAGCTTCGAAAAGGTTCACCGACAAAAATCAAttgtcatcatcttcttcttcagtgCAATCGTTGAGCTCACCAAGAATTTCATCAGAAGAGAAAAACGGAAACAGAGTCGCTGTACTCGAGGCCGTCCGTAAACGTCTAGGGAAAAGCCGGTCGACAGCTTCTTCCTTCGCCGGAGCTTCAATCCCGCCGATGAATCGCCGAGACGATTCACTGCTTGAGCAAAATGACGGAATCCAAAGTGCTATTCTACATTGCAAGAGATCATACAGCTCAGCCCGAAAAG ACAGTTCGGTGTTATTATCAAAGAATTCAAATGAAGATCTGCAAAGAGCCATTTGTGAAGAGCAGAATCGGTGGAgtatttga